One Dioscorea cayenensis subsp. rotundata cultivar TDr96_F1 chromosome 17, TDr96_F1_v2_PseudoChromosome.rev07_lg8_w22 25.fasta, whole genome shotgun sequence DNA window includes the following coding sequences:
- the LOC120280857 gene encoding UDP-glycosyltransferase 72B1-like, with protein sequence MAAQVAILSGPGIGHLFPCSELARRLVRHHNLSVSLITQSLGPPSDTELSLISSIREEINVVSIPPPPPHSIPQNKNLIFLLLFLSAHNGPHLHTILNSLTANTSTPPLKALLVDMFCDEATLDITQELGVRHYMFFTSGCILLSFALHLTKLDETYDGEYTDILEPIRLPGYSQSFYGKDFPQPVVERKNEVYTSYLSLSKLYYKTRGILVNSTEELEPELINFMKEDERIPPVYPIGPLIRSCSRDRGSDATDDQCLRWLEEQPNRTVLYVSFGSGGTLTREQMKELAWGLELSKQRFLWVVKRPNDEADASYFGGEINVSSFNFLPNGFLDRTKGLGLVVFAWAPQLQMLGHAAIGGFLTHCGWNSILESISNGVPMIAWPLFAEQKMNAVMLEEDVKVAVRAKVDDTGLVRKEEIVRLIKCLMEDEQGRKMRDRVSLIGLKAAHSVEEGGSSFRSMKAVVSEWINL encoded by the coding sequence ATGGCTGCTCAAGTTGCCATTTTATCCGGCCCGGGCATCGGCCACCTCTTCCCATGCTCGGAGCTAGCCCGGCGACTGGTTCGACACCACAACCTCTCCGTCTCGCTCATCACCCAATCCCTCGGGCCCCCTTCAGATACAGAGCTATCACTCATCAGCTCCATCCGTGAAGAGATCAACGTTGTCTCCATCCCACCACCGCCTCCACACTCCATTCCACAAAACAAGAATCTAATCTTTCTACTTTTATTCTTGTCAGCTCACAACGGTCCCCATCTCCACACGATCTTGAACTCCCTCACTGCCAACACTAGTACTCCACCTCTCAAAGCTCTCCTTGTTGATATGTTCTGTGATGAGGCTACGTTAGATATAACCCAAGAACTCGGTGTCAGGCACTATATGTTCTTCACCTCTGGATGCATCCTTCTCTCCTTTGCACTCCATCTGACTAAACTTGATGAAACTTATGATGGTGAATATACTGACATTTTGGAGCCAATCAGATTGCCCGGTTACTCTCAAAGTTTTTACGGCAAAGATTTCCCTCAGCCTGTCGTTGAGAGGAAAAATGAGGTTTATACAAGTTACCTGAGTCTTTCCAAACTTTATTATAAAACTCGTGGGATCCTTGTCAATAGCACGGAGGAGTTGGAACCTGagcttataaattttatgaaggAAGACGAGAGAATCCCTCCTGTCTATCCGATCGGGCCACTTATTAGGAGTTGTTCTAGAGATAGAGGGAGTGATGCAACTGATGATCAGTGTTTGAGATGGTTGGAAGAACAGCCAAACCGGACAGTACTTTATGTATCCTTTGGGAGTGGAGGGACACTCACTAGAGAGCAGATGAAAGAGTTGGCATGGGGTTTGGAGCTCAGTAAGCAAAGGTTCTTGTGGGTTGTCAAGAGGCCAAATGATGAAGCCGATGCTAGTTATTTTGGTGGGGAAATCAACGTGagttcttttaatttcttgCCAAATGGGTTCTTGGATAGAACCAAAGGTTTAGGACTGGTTGTGTTTGCATGGGCTCCACAACTGCAAATGCTTGGCCATGCAGCTATTGGTGGATTCCTCACCCACtgtggatggaactcaattCTAGAAAGCATCAGCAATGGTGTTCCTATGATCGCATGGCCGCTGTTTGCAGAGCAGAAGATGAACGCGGTGATGCTTGAGGAGGATGTAAAGGTGGCAGTGAGAGCTAAAGTGGATGATACTGGTCTCGTGAGAAAAGAAGAGATTGTCAGGTTGATCAAGTGTTTGATGGAGGACGAGCAAGGTAGAAAGATGCGTGATAGGGTGAGTTTGATAGGTTTGAAGGCAGCTCACTCAGTTGAAGAAGGTGGATCTTCCTTTAGATCTATGAAAGCAGTGGTTAGTGAGTGGATTAATCTTTGA